One window of Nymphaea colorata isolate Beijing-Zhang1983 chromosome 1, ASM883128v2, whole genome shotgun sequence genomic DNA carries:
- the LOC116256203 gene encoding pentatricopeptide repeat-containing protein At3g49170, chloroplastic: protein MSSLVLPSSLEIRHRRIAASTTKSKPDFERRNLRHLCHFEGASSKSEFEALKHQIIRLSSRGRLKEAFDVFHSMSHHDLVIYSVLLKSCIRLRDFRRGRLLHAHLLQSNIEWDSVLSNSLISFYSKFGDWEMGHEIFEHMSTKNLVSWGAIISCFAQNGQYRRAIAKFKNMVVVGFFPNEFCYASVIRACYDGENFAFGLVVFGLTIKTGFKYNLCVGCGLIDMFVKGGNDKDSALLIFDDMPERNGVAWTLMITRCVQSGSAEEAIGLFLDMELDGFEPDQFCFTSVVSACTELESLKLGQQVHSRIIKAGLVTDVCVGCSLIDMYAKCSENGSMEDSRKVFDRLTKHNVMSWTAVISGYVQSAGEDVEALKLFCRMKHGYVQPNEYTYSSVLKACANSSDLETGEQIYAHVVKSGLAPCDAVGNALVSLYARSGKMDEAQKAFNSMFQKNLISYNVMVDGYVKSQRTDEAFMLAQEIDNIGIRPSNFTFSSLLSAAASLGAMTIGQQLHCQLSKSGLSSDPCVGNSLISMYSRCGNVEDAFKVFSRMAVRNLISWTSIIMGLAKHGYAIETLEIFDQMIESGIRPNEVTFIGVLSACGHAGLVDEGWEYFNSMSSSHGISPRMEHYACLVDLLGRSGCLEKALSFINSMPFEANALVWRALLSACRTHGNMEIGKTAAKRIVELEPDDSAAYVLLSNLYAACGLWDSVSRIRKRMKVRKLRKEAGCSWVEIHNQVHRFYVGDTSHPQSKEIYNKLGQLVSEIKELGYIPDTNFVLHDVEEELKEQYLLQHSEKIAVAFCVLNTVPGRPIRIFKNLRVCGDCHTALKFISMTTGREIIVRDTNRFHHIKDGGCSCRGYW, encoded by the coding sequence ATGAGCTCGTTGGTTCTACCTTCGTCATTGGAAATTCGTCATCGCCGCATTGCGGCATCTACCACAAAATCCAAGCCCGACTTTGAGAGAAGAAATCTCAGGCATTTGTGCCATTTCGAGGGAGCAAGCAGCAAGTCTGAATTTGAAGCGCTGAAGCACCAAATTATAAGACTCAGCAGCAGAGGGCGATTAAAGGAGGCCTTCGATGTCTTCCACTCGATGTCTCATCACGACTTGGTCATCTACTCAGTGCTACTGAAGTCATGCATTCGTCTCAGAGACTTCAGACGAGGCAGACTTCTTCATGCCCACCTTCTCCAGTCCAATATCGAGTGGGATAGCGTCTTATCAAACTCTCTGATCAGCTTCTATTCAAAATTTGGGGATTGGGAGATGGGCCACGAGATTTTTGAGCACATGAGTACCAAAAATTTGGTGTCATGGGGTGCAATAATATCTTGTTTTGCTCAAAATGGTCAGTATCGTAGAGCAATCGCCAAATTTAAGAATATGGTGGTGGTTGGCTTCTTCCCCAACGAGTTCTGCTATGCTAGTGTCATTAGAGCATGTTATGATGgtgaaaattttgcttttggATTGGTGGTTTTTGGTTTAACAATAAAGACTGGGTTCAAATACAATTTATGCGTTGGCTGTGGCCTGATTGATATGTTTGTTAAAGGAGGTAATGATAAGGACAGTGCACTCCTAATATTTGATGATATGCCTGAAAGAAATGGTGTTGCGTGGACTTTAATGATCACTCGTTGCGTTCAATCTGGCTCTGCAGAAGAGGCGATTGGCTTGTTCTTGGACATGGAATTGGATGGATTTGAACCAGATCAGTTTTGTTTTACAAGTGTTGTTTCAGCCTGCACAGAGCTGGAATCCTTGAAACTTGGCCAGCAAGTCCATTCACGGATCATTAAAGCTGGTTTGGTAACGGATGTTTGTGTTGGGTGCAGTTTGATTGACATGTATGCAAAGTGTTCAGAGAATGGATCAATGGAGGACTCAAGGAAGGTCTTTGATAGATTGACGAAGCATAACGTCATGTCATGGACCGCAGTTATCTCAGGATATGTTCAAAGTGCAGGCGAGGATGTGGAAGCACTTAAGCTCTTTTGCAGGATGAAACATGGCTATGTTCAACCGAATGAATATACATATTCTAGTGTCCTGAAGGCCTGTGCAAATAGTTCTGATTTGGAAACAGGTGAACAGATATACGCTCATGTTGTCAAGTCTGGCCTTGCACCATGTGATGCTGTCGGTAATGCTTTGGTGAGCTTGTATGCTCGAAGCGGAAAGATGGATGAGGCACAAAAAGCATTTAATTCTATGTTCCAAAAGAACTTGATTTCATATAATGTAATGGTGGATGGTTATGTTAAGAGTCAAAGAACAGATGAAGCTTTCATGCTTGCCCAAGAAATCGACAATATTGGGATTCGGCCAAGTAACTTCACATTCTCTAGTCTGCTGAGTGCAGCAGCAAGCCTTGGCGCAATGACAATTGGTCAACAACTTCATTGTCAGCTCTCAAAATCTGGGTTGAGTTCTGATCCATGCGTTGGGAATTCTCTAATTTCAATGTACTCAAGGTGCGGCAATGTTGAGGATGCATTCAAGGTGTTCAGCAGAATGGCTGTTAGAAACTTAATTTCATGGACGTCAATCATCATGGGTCTTGCTAAGCATGGATATGCAATAGAGACACTTGAAATATTCGACCAAATGATAGAATCAGGAATCAGACCAAATGAAGTGACATTTATAGGTGTTCTTTCTGCATGTGGCCATGCAGGACTGGTTGATGAAGGATGGGAATACTTCAACTCAATGTCTTCTTCTCATGGAATTAGCCCAAGAATGGAGCACTATGCTTGCTTGGTTGACCTTCTCGGTCGTTCTGGTTGTCTTGAAAAGGCCCTTAGCTTCATTAACTCAATGCCTTTTGAAGCTAATGCTTTGGTGTGGCGAGCACTTCTTAGTGCTTGTAGAACTCATGGGAATATGGAAATAGGAAAAACTGCAGCAAAACGAATTGTAGAATTAGAACCAGACGATTCAGCAGCATACGTCTTACTCTCAAACTTGTATGCTGCATGTGGTTTATGGGATTCCGTGTCCCGTATCAGGAAACGAATGAAGGTGAGAAAACTGAGGAAAGAAGCTGGATGCAGTTGGGTGGAGATACACAACCAAGTGCATAGGTTCTATGTTGGCGACACTTCTCATCCACAATCAAAAGAGATATATAACAAGCTGGGTCAACTAGTTTCAGAAATTAAAGAACTGGGTTATATACCTGATACAAACTTTGTTCTTCATGATGTGGAAGAGGAACTGAAGGAGCAGTACTTGCTTCAACACAGCGAGAAGATAGCCGTTGCTTTTTGTGTCCTAAATACAGTTCCAGGAAGGCCTATTCGGATATTCAAGAATCTACGCGTATGTGGCGACTGCCATACTGCATTAAAATTCATATCAATGACTACAGGTCGAGAGATCATTGTTAGAGATACCAACCGTTTTCATCATATTAAGGATGGGGGCTGTTCATGTAGAGGATATTGGTGA
- the LOC116256212 gene encoding spermidine synthase-like has translation MKAECAPELLRCHEPSNVKENGEIGVTNEALSSDEKEETKKCVSEVVPGWFSVFPMSCSGDQSVQFYHNPMWSGEAQSLKVEKILYQGKSKYQEIMVFESTSYGKVLVLDGIVQLSEKDECAYQEMIAHIPLCSIKSPKNVLVVGGGDGGVLREISRHPSVERIDICEIDEMVINVSKQFFPDLYIGFEDPRVHLHVGDATEFLRDAPSGTYDVIIVDSSDPIGPAVELVETPFFVSTARALRPGGILINQMESMWLGKQLIRDILTNCRVVFKGSVRYAWTSVPTYPSGVIGFLVCSTEGGEPNNLLEPVNPIERLEGSTNSKRELKFYNSEMHRAAFALPAFMKREVQGLLHW, from the exons ATGAAGGCAGAGTGTGCACCTGAGCTACTGAGATGTCATGAGCCTTCAAATGTGAAGGAGAATGGCGAAATTGGTGTGACAAATGAAGCCCTTTCCTCTGATGAAAAAGAGGAAACCAAGAAATGTGTCTCTGAAGTTGTTCCTGGGTGGTTTTCTGTGTTCCCCATGTCATGTTCAG GAGATCAGAGTGTCCAGTTCTATCACAACCCCATGTGGTCTG GAGAGGCACAGTCACTGAAAGTGGAGAAAATTTTATATCAAGGGAAATCAAAATATCAAGAAATTATGGTCTTTGAG TCAACATCATATGGAAAAGTGCTTGTGCTTGATGGCATTGTTCAATTGTCGGAGAAGGATGAATGTGCCTACCAAGAGATGATAGCTCATATTCCACTTTGTTCAATCAAATCTCCAAAAAAT GTTTTGGTTGTTGgaggtggtgatggtggtgttCTTAGGGAAATCTCTAGGCATCCATCTGTTGAACGCATTGATATATGTGAAATCGATGAAATGGTCATTAAT GTATCCAAGCAATTTTTCCCAGATTTGTACATAGGGTTTGAGGATCCTCGTGTTCATCTACATGTTGGTGATG CAACAGAATTTTTGAGGGATGCACCAAGTGGAACTTATGATGTAATCATTGTTGATTCTTCGGATCCAATTG GTCCTGCTGTGGAACTTGTTGAAACACCATTCTTCGTTTCAACTGCTAGGGCTTTAAGGCCAGGAGGCATCCTTATTAATCAGATGGAGAGCATGTGGTTAGGGAAACAACTTATCCGAGACATTCTCACGAACTGCCGTGTTGTGTTTAAGGGCTCAGTTCGTTATGCCTGGACAAGTGTCCCAACATATCctag TGGGGTGATTGGATTCTTGGTTTGCTCAACAGAAGGTGGTGAACCTAACAATTTATTGGAACCTGTTAACCCAATTGAGAGGCTAGAAGGTTCCACAAACTCAAAGCGGGAATTGAAATTCTACAACTCGGAG ATGCACAGAGCAGCCTTTGCATTGCCAGCCTTTATGAAGAGGGAGGTGCAAGGACTACTTCACTGGTGA
- the LOC116245655 gene encoding uncharacterized protein LOC116245655, translating to MEEGGAEEEGMAGGSDGVGGLVGMCIEAACISGDSVEAWRRQRRTLQMLPAHLAHALFRCLLDRKLIVPSLLEVFQYSVEVVDLKGKSFVDAEWMAYIGAYRSLRVLNLAECKGINNSSLWSITGMTCLRELNLSRCTKISNAGMQHLQYVQDLRKLSLSETAVTAAGITCLSSLVNLTFLDLGGLPITDASLGSLQGLTKLEHLDLWGTEISNKGAANLKGFPSLSFINLAWTKVTVLPCLSSLKCLNLSNCTVDSMFDGYEAKVPLSRLIFAGSMFNNPLENFSCLDTEHLYFLDISCSSFHDFCFLNEMSKLTYLDLSSGNMSDAMIDPVAAIGANLRNLNLGNTRVTTVGVAALAGAVPKLETLSLSRTCIDDAVFYYLGMMPALCMVNLSNTSIKGLIRQGDHVNFSLTALQDLEHLENLDLGCTQIRDLALEPLSNFKQLRCLSLDSDFLSDVSLHSASPVDKLKVLSIRNAVLTDVGILSFVPPPTLHVLDLSGCWLLTEEGISLFCKFHPRITVRHEAIDKLSEEQNNGLKQKAGALCPPTFSARMKHRSKLKEKSQKETWRDERIKYGREELLQLQTSHLSNLSQCDKEILLPKELSTK from the exons ATGGAGGAAGGGGGAGCTGAAGAGGAGGGGATGGCGGGGGGAAGCGACGGCGTGGGTGGTTTGGTGGGGATGTGCATCGAGGCGGCCTGCATCAGCGGAGACTCGGTGGAGGCGTGGAGGCGGCAGCGGAGGACGCTCCAGATGCTGCCCGCCCATTTGGCCCATGCCCTCTTCCGCTGTCTCCTCGATCGCAAGCTCATCGTTCCCTCCCTCCTCGA GGTTTTCCAGTACTCGGTCGAGGTGGTTGATTTGAAAGGCAAGAGCTTCGTGGACGCCGAATGGATGGCTTACATAGGTGCATACCGATCCTTGCGTGTCTTGAACCTTGCCGAGTGTAAGGGAATCAATAATTCTTCTCTCTGGAGTATCACTG GTATGACCTGCCTAAGAGAGCTGAACCTGTCTAGATGCACAAAGATTAGCAATGCTGGAATGCAACATCTACAATACGTACAAGATTTGAGAAAATTAAGCCTCTCAGAAACTGCTGTAACTGCAGCTGGAATCACATGTCTCTCTTCTCTTGTCAACCTTACATTTCTGGACTTAGGTGGTTTGCCGATTACTGATGCATCGCTTGGTTCTTTACAG GGTTTGACAAAGCTGGAACACCTTGATCTATGGGGAACCGAAATATCCAACAAAGGAGCTGCCAATCTGAAAGGCTTTCCCAGCTTGAGTTTCATTAACTTAGCATGGACAAAAGTTACCGTATTGCCATGTCTATCATCTCTCAAATGCTTGAACTTGAGCAACTGTACTGTTGATTCCATGTTTGATGGTTATGAAGCCAAAGTACCTTTATCAAGATTAATATTTGCAGGCTCTATGTTCAATAACCCACTTGAAAACTTCTCCTGCTTGGACACAGAGCACCTTTACTTCTTGGACATATCCTGTTCttcttttcatgatttttgcTTCTTGAACGAGATGTCAAAATTGACATATTTGGATCTGAGTTCTGGTAATATGTCCGATGCCATGATTGACCCCGTTGCTGCAATTGGAGCAAATTTAAGAAATCTCAATCTTGGTAATACTAGAGTCACCACTGTAGGTGTTGCTGCTTTAGCAGGGGCTGTCCCTAAACTGGAAACCTTATCATTGTCACGGACATGCATTGATGATGCAGTTTTTTATTATCTTGGCATGATGCCTGCTCTCTGCATGGTCAACTTGAGCAACACAAGCATCAAAG GACTTATACGCCAGGGCGACCATGTCAATTTCTCATTAACAGCTCTTCAAGATCTTGAACACTTGGagaatttggatttggggtGTACCCAGATTAGAGACTTGGCTTTAGAACCCCTTTCCAACTTTAAGCAATTGAGGTGTCTATCCCTCGACAGTGATTTCCTCTCAGATGTTTCTCTCCATAGTGCATCACCTGTAGACAAACTGAAGGTTCTAAGTATCCGAAATGCAGTGTTGACAGATGTAGGAATTCTTTCTTTCGTGCCACCACCAACGTTGCATGTACTAGATTTAAGTGGATGTTGGCTTTTAACGGAGGAAGGTATTTCTCTGTTTTGTAAATTCCATCCACGGATAACTGTAAGACATGAAGCCATCGACAAGTTATCGGAAGAGCAAAATAATGGTTTGAAGCAAAAGGCTGGAGCTTTGTGTCCTCCTACGTTTTCTGCTAGAATGAAGCATAGAtcaaaattgaaagagaaaagccAGAAAGAGACATGGAGAG ATGAGAGAATTAAATACGGCAGGGAGGAGTTGCTGCAGTTACAAACATCCCATCTATCTAACCTCTCGCAATGTGATAAAGAGATTCTCTTGCCAAAGGAGTTATCAACGAAGTAA